In a single window of the Dreissena polymorpha isolate Duluth1 chromosome 3, UMN_Dpol_1.0, whole genome shotgun sequence genome:
- the LOC127873525 gene encoding perlucin-like, protein MKGLIGIFAVVVTLSESLGCRSGWLNHGTSCYHLSHDQEAWINAEALCERFGGYLAEINDVIEDKFLQGWVNNINKQYWIGGTDLENEGEWLWVHSRTMLSSSYTNWLTGEPNSSGGSDENCIDMRPHMAGWNDEKCWITLNYIC, encoded by the exons ATGAAAGGACTAATAGGGATATTTGCAGTTGTCGTAACATTGAGTGAAAGCTTGG GTTGTCGATCCGGGTGGCTGAACCACGGCACGAGCTGCTACCACCTAAGTCATGACCAAGAAGCGTGGATCAATGCGGAG GCCCTATGCGAGCGGTTTGGCGGCTACCTTGCAGAGATCAATGACGTCATTGAAGACAAATTCCTCCAAGGATGGGTGAATAACATCAATA AGCAGTACTGGATTGGCGGGACTGACCTTGAAAACGAGGGTGAGTGGCTGTGGGTACATTCCAGAACAATGCTGTCATCTTCTTACACCAACTGGCTGACGGGAGAGCCCAATAGTAGCGGAGGTAGCGACGAAAATTGCATTGATATGCGTCCGCACATGGCTGGCTGGAACGACGAAAAATGTTGGATTACGCTCAACTATATCTGCTGA
- the LOC127873799 gene encoding neuropeptide FF receptor 1-like, giving the protein MILGMVVGIIGNGLVIIVYKTRFRRSNHRYFILFVAVADFLACAIGMPFLIASLRLPYLMSSSAACKIVRCFHYFVNNSSGLLLVVIAIERFRKIVHPFKKQLSVRQTLFLCYAVFFISIAMAVPAPIVYKAVVVETGVANITGLQCYVDDRYHNWFEIYQAILMVEALLSIAIIAVLYSFIVRKLCTNDQFMQAIKSMNSASSGSNRSGNSRDDYSQDNYGETESPQPSEICRQEFIQNSDGNENGLPSSPLKSLNHLTGSAETVSIGSKHSGRQTLLEKVRRYSKCFKRARRGTVSSHAQYIRCNP; this is encoded by the coding sequence ATGATTCTGGGAATGGTGGTCGGCATCATCGGGAACGGATTGGTGATCATCGTTTACAAGACGCGTTTCCGGCGTTCAAACCACCGCTACTTCATTCTATTTGTGGCGGTCGCCGATTTCCTTGCATGCGCAATAGGCATGCCCTTTCTAATCGCCAGTCTGAGGTTGCCATATTTGATGTCGTCATCTGCTGCGTGCAAAATCGTGCGATGCTTCCATTATTTCGTTAACAACAGCTCTGGACTGTTGCTCGTTGTGATTGCAATTGAGCGTTTTCGCAAAATTGTGCATCCGTTTAAAAAACAGCTGTCCGTCAGACAAACTCTATTTTTGTGCTACGCGGTGTTCTTCATCAGCATTGCCATGGCCGTTCCAGCGCCAATTGTTTACAAAGCCGTTGTCGTGGAAACCGGCGTAGCAAACATCACGGGTCTTCAGTGCTACGTCGACGACCGTTACCACAACTGGTTCGAGATCTACCAAGCAATACTGATGGTAGAAGCATTGCTTTCGATTGCCATCATAGCGGTCCTGTACTCATTCATCGTTCGCAAACTATGCACCAATGACCAATTTATGCAAGCAATCAAAAGCATGAACTCTGCGTCGTCGGGTTCGAATAGAAGCGGGAATTCAAGGGACGATTATTCTCAAGACAACTACGGAGAGACGGAATCACCGCAGCCATCCGAGATATGCCGTCAAGAGTTCATTCAAAACAGCGATGGTAATGAAAATGGACTACCATCTTCCCCCCTCAAAAGTTTGAACCATTTAACAGGCTCGGCTGAAACGGTCTCTATAGGTTCCAAACACAGCGGGAGACAAACATTACTGGAGAAAGTCCGTCGATATAGCAAATGCTTCAAAAGAGCACGGAGAGGTACGGTCAGCAGCCACGCGCAGTACATCCGATGTAACCCTTAA